In one window of Blastocatellia bacterium DNA:
- a CDS encoding type II toxin-antitoxin system PemK/MazF family toxin → MVTPTAGAVILVPFPFSDLSETKLRPALVLADAGRGDWVLCQITSKPYGDAKAIEIKDGSLETGALRVISYARPGKLFTANDRLIVAQVGTLKAEKFKQVIEAVTELLRESLNP, encoded by the coding sequence GTGGTCACACCTACAGCGGGCGCGGTAATTCTTGTGCCATTTCCCTTTTCTGACCTGTCAGAAACAAAACTGCGCCCGGCTTTGGTGCTGGCGGATGCGGGTCGAGGTGACTGGGTTTTATGTCAAATCACAAGTAAACCGTATGGAGATGCCAAGGCGATAGAGATAAAGGACGGCAGCCTGGAAACAGGGGCGCTGCGGGTAATCAGTTATGCGCGGCCAGGGAAGCTATTTACAGCTAATGACAGGTTGATTGTTGCTCAGGTGGGAACTTTGAAGGCAGAAAAGTTCAAACAAGTTATTGAAGCCGTCACAGAGTTACTGCGAGAGAGCCTTAACCCATAA
- a CDS encoding AAA family ATPase produces MKIAELKIRNYRTLESVDLTFPSSYTAICGANDSGKTNVVRAIRALMKEDDQYQVISFGNESEMSVKDDYPKWKDIDPLRREIEFQLAITLHRERDAGLYQVVVKQLSLDAPPDTFDLGLTVTYRVERTEPLVVVRACGNEYADLDAQEVLKKLQSSKSILFYNSTQIDPRILFRGASAGGYIRDISGQHESLVESMKKTVNRGLAKISRSQQAELEGLLGRLQTKYKVGLSLPQFDFSYLPFSITLGDKTIEVPLDDWGSGTKNRTLILLTLFRAKQIADAEASAGKVTPVIIVEEPESFLHPSAQAEFGRVLHDLAEEFQVQVIVTTHSPYLLSIDKPTSNILLRRRTVYKQLRDTERVAITPENWMVPFGQALGLDAEEFKPWQALILNDSDAILLVEGDTDKEYFEMLQNAAHGQRRLVLQGEIVSYEGTGNLRNTVLLRFIKNRHQKLFVTFDLDASDQLEKPLRALQLEKGKHYLPIGINAAGRKNIEGLLPDAVTTAVYGANPALVQAATAGTKEEQESARNRLKRLLLDEFKRTATPGPEYFSHFYAIAKAINKALSP; encoded by the coding sequence ATGAAGATAGCTGAACTGAAGATTCGTAACTATAGAACGCTGGAGTCCGTTGATCTAACGTTCCCCTCATCGTATACCGCGATCTGCGGGGCCAACGACTCTGGAAAGACAAACGTTGTACGCGCAATCCGGGCACTCATGAAAGAGGATGACCAATACCAAGTGATCTCCTTTGGTAATGAATCGGAAATGTCTGTAAAAGACGACTACCCTAAATGGAAAGATATAGACCCATTAAGGAGAGAGATCGAATTCCAACTAGCTATTACATTGCATCGGGAGCGCGATGCTGGCTTGTATCAAGTAGTAGTAAAACAGCTTTCCTTAGATGCCCCTCCCGATACTTTTGATCTTGGGCTAACCGTAACCTACCGAGTTGAACGGACAGAACCGCTCGTTGTAGTCCGGGCTTGTGGCAACGAATACGCTGATCTCGATGCTCAAGAAGTTCTAAAGAAGCTTCAGTCATCAAAGAGCATTCTTTTCTATAACTCTACACAGATTGACCCCCGAATATTATTTCGAGGTGCGAGCGCAGGAGGCTATATTCGGGATATATCCGGTCAACACGAATCCTTAGTCGAATCAATGAAGAAGACAGTTAACCGTGGCCTTGCCAAGATATCACGCAGTCAGCAGGCTGAACTAGAAGGTTTGCTTGGTCGCCTTCAAACAAAATACAAAGTAGGCCTGTCGCTTCCTCAGTTTGATTTTAGCTACTTACCTTTTAGCATCACGCTTGGAGATAAGACAATAGAGGTGCCACTTGACGATTGGGGCAGTGGTACGAAAAACCGAACCCTCATATTGCTCACCTTGTTTCGGGCAAAGCAGATTGCAGACGCAGAGGCATCGGCAGGGAAGGTCACGCCAGTTATCATAGTGGAGGAACCGGAAAGCTTCCTCCACCCTTCTGCGCAGGCAGAATTCGGGCGGGTCTTGCACGATTTAGCTGAGGAGTTCCAGGTACAGGTCATTGTCACAACCCACAGTCCATATCTCTTAAGCATAGACAAGCCTACCTCGAATATCCTTCTACGTCGGCGTACAGTCTATAAGCAATTGCGGGATACCGAGCGCGTTGCAATCACACCGGAAAATTGGATGGTTCCGTTTGGTCAGGCTCTTGGGTTAGACGCAGAAGAATTCAAGCCTTGGCAAGCCTTGATTCTCAATGATTCCGACGCAATCCTGCTTGTTGAAGGGGATACAGATAAGGAGTACTTCGAAATGCTACAGAATGCAGCGCATGGACAGCGGCGCTTGGTACTTCAAGGAGAGATTGTTTCTTATGAGGGAACCGGTAATCTTCGCAATACAGTTCTGCTTCGATTCATTAAAAACAGGCACCAAAAGCTATTTGTTACATTTGACCTTGACGCATCGGACCAACTTGAGAAGCCGCTCCGCGCATTACAGCTTGAGAAAGGGAAACATTATCTGCCTATTGGGATCAACGCAGCAGGCAGGAAAAACATTGAAGGCCTCCTCCCTGACGCAGTGACCACCGCAGTTTACGGAGCAAATCCGGCACTTGTGCAAGCAGCGACAGCAGGGACAAAAGAGGAACAGGAGAGTGCAAGAAATCGCCTCAAGAGGCTGCTTCTGGATGAATTCAAACGTACTGCGACACCTGGGCCGGAGTACTTTAGTCATTTCTATGCGATAGCAAAAGCTATCAATAAAGCTCTCTCGCCTTAA
- a CDS encoding TIR domain-containing protein — translation MIENIMRNVVDYTVPGKPVFICNPDPLSVWLNFILTFIATLQPERFQRRTLDVDPFAASLAALDYLTHPKPRQSKVNNNQMAASLTKKRFKVALSFPGEKRRYVSKIAKGLVERLGPTSIFYDKYFEAELAKPNLDLTLQKIYHEDSELIVIFICKEYEQKDWCGLEWRAIRDVIKNRRDKDIMPMRFDDTKIPGLFSIDGYIDLRKRSANETVDLICQRLGEGNNHP, via the coding sequence ATGATAGAAAATATCATGAGAAATGTGGTTGATTATACTGTGCCAGGCAAGCCGGTATTTATCTGTAACCCTGACCCACTTTCAGTATGGCTGAACTTTATACTGACTTTTATTGCTACGCTTCAGCCAGAGCGCTTTCAGCGCCGCACTTTGGATGTTGACCCCTTTGCAGCGTCATTGGCTGCTCTTGATTATCTAACTCATCCCAAACCTAGACAGAGCAAGGTTAATAACAATCAAATGGCAGCGAGTTTGACAAAAAAGCGTTTTAAGGTTGCACTCTCATTTCCAGGTGAAAAAAGAAGATATGTCTCAAAAATTGCGAAAGGACTGGTGGAGCGTTTGGGCCCAACCAGCATCTTTTACGATAAATACTTTGAGGCCGAGCTTGCTAAACCGAATTTGGATCTCACCCTTCAAAAGATTTACCATGAAGATTCAGAACTCATAGTGATCTTTATTTGTAAGGAATATGAACAGAAAGATTGGTGTGGCCTTGAATGGAGAGCTATCCGAGACGTTATTAAGAACCGGCGAGACAAAGATATAATGCCAATGCGTTTCGATGACACCAAAATTCCAGGCCTTTTCTCAATTGACGGGTATATTGACCTTCGCAAGCGATCTGCCAATGAAACTGTTGATT